In Flavobacterium sp. CBA20B-1, one DNA window encodes the following:
- a CDS encoding IS982 family transposase — translation MSNLEASYKLILKELRKISEKENLYFKPIKPKLSDIELISLIILSEFKSIDSEHQLFREIKGFEIESKIERSVYNRRKRKLFPFIEEIRMKMVKKFNEFENYFVVDSMPLEVCKITRSSRSKICKEVDYAIPNKGFCASQNLHFYGYKLHAVCSISGVFQSFDLSPASVHDIHYLQDIRKQMSDCVLLGDKGYLSQTIQLDLFNQVNIQLETPKRKNQKGYKPQFYHFKKYRKRIETLFSQLCDQFMIRRNYAKTFEGFKTRILAKITTLTTIQYLNKFVFNRNINNLKINLV, via the coding sequence ATGAGCAACTTAGAAGCAAGTTACAAATTAATTTTGAAGGAATTGCGGAAAATTTCGGAAAAAGAGAATTTATATTTTAAACCAATAAAGCCTAAACTATCTGATATTGAATTAATTAGTTTAATAATCTTGTCAGAATTTAAATCGATTGATTCTGAACATCAGCTATTTAGAGAAATTAAGGGTTTTGAAATTGAATCTAAAATTGAGCGAAGTGTTTACAACAGAAGAAAAAGAAAATTATTTCCATTTATCGAAGAAATCAGAATGAAAATGGTAAAAAAATTTAATGAGTTTGAAAACTATTTTGTGGTCGATAGTATGCCCTTGGAAGTGTGTAAAATAACACGTTCTTCCAGAAGTAAAATATGTAAGGAGGTCGATTATGCCATTCCCAACAAGGGATTTTGTGCTTCACAAAATTTACATTTTTATGGCTATAAATTACACGCTGTTTGCTCAATTTCTGGTGTTTTTCAAAGTTTTGATTTATCTCCTGCCTCTGTCCACGATATTCATTATTTGCAGGATATAAGAAAGCAAATGTCTGATTGTGTTTTACTTGGAGATAAAGGTTATCTTTCACAAACCATTCAACTTGATTTATTTAACCAGGTCAATATCCAATTAGAAACTCCGAAAAGAAAAAATCAAAAAGGTTATAAACCTCAATTTTATCATTTCAAAAAATATAGAAAAAGAATTGAAACTCTGTTCTCACAATTGTGTGACCAATTTATGATTAGAAGAAATTACGCAAAGACCTTTGAAGGATTTAAAACAAGAATTCTGGCTAAAATTACAACACTGACAACTATTCAATATTTGAATAAATTTGTGTTTAATAGAAATATTAACAACCTAAAAATTAATCTCGTTTAA